The Virgibacillus dokdonensis genome includes a window with the following:
- a CDS encoding SIS domain-containing protein produces MIQAYFEKIHELLTTVEQKEAETMEKAAKKVAQTIQAEGVIHLFGCGHSHILTEEVYYRAGGLVPIHPILHEPLMLHEGAVRSSSLERENDYAKNFISDQGITAGDVVFVISTSGRNPVPVDVANYAKQQGAYVIGITSIAYSSSQASRHISGKHLYDVVDIIIDNHAPAGDALLSHEKVTVPFAPSSTVIGATILNAVLAKAIETMAEQGFEPPVFLSGNIEGSDEHNQRLVEKYRERVKL; encoded by the coding sequence TTGATTCAAGCATATTTTGAAAAAATTCACGAATTACTGACTACTGTAGAACAGAAGGAAGCAGAAACAATGGAAAAAGCAGCAAAAAAAGTAGCTCAAACGATTCAAGCTGAAGGGGTCATTCATTTGTTTGGTTGTGGCCATTCACATATTTTAACAGAAGAAGTGTATTATCGTGCTGGTGGACTTGTGCCCATCCATCCTATTCTTCATGAACCTTTAATGCTCCATGAGGGAGCTGTGCGTTCTTCCTCTTTAGAAAGAGAGAACGATTATGCGAAAAACTTTATTTCTGATCAAGGAATTACAGCAGGAGATGTCGTATTTGTCATTTCTACTTCAGGAAGAAATCCAGTACCCGTAGATGTGGCTAACTATGCAAAACAGCAAGGTGCTTACGTAATAGGCATTACTTCCATTGCTTATTCATCTAGTCAAGCCTCACGTCACATTAGCGGGAAACATCTTTATGATGTCGTTGATATCATCATCGATAATCACGCACCTGCTGGCGATGCACTACTATCTCATGAAAAAGTAACTGTACCTTTTGCACCAAGTTCAACCGTTATTGGAGCAACGATACTGAATGCTGTATTAGCTAAAGCGATTGAAACGATGGCAGAGCAAGGATTTGAACCGCCTGTATTTTTAAGCGGCAATATAGAGGGTTCTGATGAACATAATCAACGATTAGTTGAAAAATATAGAGAACGAGTAAAATTATAG